Part of the Lolium rigidum isolate FL_2022 chromosome 6, APGP_CSIRO_Lrig_0.1, whole genome shotgun sequence genome, CAGCGGCAGCATGGCGGCCGCTCACGTGGCCGCGTTGACCATAGCGTCTTGATAGGAGATCGTGCAACTTCCATCAACACCAAACCGGATACACGTTTGGGAGAGACAACTGCTGTCTTCTGCTAGAACGGCCTGCCGCGTCACGGTGCTACCCCTCTCCTCCCTCAATGTTGTTTGCGTGCCGCTTCCGAGCGACGATCAGCGTGGTGCCGAGTTCATCATCCCGCAGATGCACTCCAGTCAGCCGAACGCCATGGACGAACATAATTTTTTTCCTCACTGGGTCTGCTTCATGGCCTCCAGGTTCCTGATCCTGGCCGAACAAAAAATCTTCGGAGGAGAGGTGAACTATGTGTGATCAATAAGATGTGACAGGCACCACCACTGAATAGAACTCTGTGAGATGGTTGGAATATTTGTCCTTGGACACGAGCTATGGCTGCGAGCTATGACTGCTTCATTGGAGTAAATAGATGGATGAATAATGAAGCTAAATTTCCGACGAAGAGTGACTACAGCCCATATGCCTGTTAGCCGATCTATGTATCGAGAAAGTTTGTCCTTCATTCAGAGTTTACGCTCTTCATAAAAAATCACATCTTTGTCTGTTTATCAGACATTCAGCCATCTTATAGTTTACCTAACCATGCATTTTCCTTCCTGTGTGCTGCACTAAATATAATAATGCCCTATTTTGATTGCCCTTTTTATCGGCTGTTGCAATCTTGTGCACTTAACTGACTAGCACACGGTACCTCCGATCAAAAGTAAGTGATTTATTTTTTGTCTAAATTGGAACGTATCTAGATATAATTTTAGTTGTAAATACATCCGTAATTAGGAAAAGTTAAGATACTTACTTTTACACATCGGGAGTAGGTCTTAAATTTTATTCTTAGAGAAGGGACATCGCCATTCATGTTCTATTAGAGGAGACAACAGAAAAAATGAGGGTAGAATTacaatgtcacattaatttttcaTCCAAAATATTATTATTCTttttccggtgcaacgcacgggcatttttactagtcGTTAGCTTACGCACAAACAACCATGTTTATACGGAGTTCTAAGAGAAACAGATATCCCCCAAGTTTAAGATGGTAACAACTCATAACTTTGCCTTCTAGTCCCGAATTCACGGACAAGTAACATTGATTTCCAGTTAAATATGCTTTCGCATATTTGTAAGAAAAACAATCTTGACATAACAGAACTCAGGCTCTGTCTGTCGTCGGTATATTTAGCTCCTCCGTCGAGTACAACTTTCAAGTACTATACGGCTTTATATCTACAAAAAGAGGAAGTATATATGAAGGGTACAAAATTTTCTTTGGAAAAAGTTTTACACTTTGTCACACAGGTGTATACCTTACTCCCCAATCTCCTCCTGACACATATCTTCCGCACGTATTCAATTCAAATCCACTCATCTATAGAACAAAACTCCTGAAATCCTGAATAGTGGAAGTTAATCTCCGAGAGCATCAGAAGTTCACGGGTAGAGTCGTTCGCAACTACCAAGTCAAAGATGCATAAACCACTCCAATGGGATATTTTAAGGAGACAGACATGTTTGAAATATAAGCTGAATAGTAATAAATATGACGCTGAAAAGATAACACCAGTATATAGTAATAAAAACAGTGGTAGTGCATTGCATCGCGCAATATATTACAGTGTCTCTAATAACATCGCTCTAATTTTTGCTTTCAGCTCATCTGGAACCTCAGTTGATGCATTGGAAGATTGAGCAGTATCACCAGGGGGTTGCTCTAATCCATACTTCTGCTCTGACGTGCTTTGGGAGGGTTCAGCATGGCCAAGACTTTGTTCAACGGGATCATGGTCGTTCTTGTGTTTCCTTTTGGAACCAGAGCCATGGTTCCTCCGGTGCCTATGCGAGCTGCGATGCTCGTCATCTTCAGCATAGTAATGGTCATGCCTATGCCGATGCCTTGACTTGGAACTGCGACGCTCATCTTCTGAAGAACTATAACTGTGTCTTTGATGCATATACTCCCTATCCTTGGAGTGATGCCTCTGCTTAtgtttgtgtgcatccgtactgtgcCCTCTTGAACGATGCCTCTTCCTTGAGGGTTTGTAGATTTCCTCATCCAAATCATCTATGTCCTCATTGGATTCTGGGCGATGCTTCCGATACTTACGTGCCTTGTTTTGTTCATCATCAGAGTCTTTCTCCTGCTTCTTCATATTTGAATCTTCACGCTCAGAAGGCACAGAGCTACCTTCCCGTTCGGTAGCCAAAGCTTTTGTATCAGGTCCAGGGAGGATAGCAGGAGAGACCTTTGCAGATTCATCAACTGGATTACTTGTCACCGGATCACCCTTGTTGCCTCCACCCTTAATAATTGCAGTAAACATCCTTGCACGCCGAAGCCTCTCAGCCTTCAGCTTCTGTGCATTTGTCATCGAAGCTTCAGAAGAATCAGCCTCTTTAGAGGCGGCAACAGCAACAGCTTTGGCGATCGTATTTGAAATCCAATCATCATCAATGATTCCAATACCTTCCTTTTTTACCTGACCACTACTTGTGAGTGAAGTGCAAACCTCACTACTTGAGACAGGTTTGGACACTTCACCTGGATCCTGTATATGGCCAATGTCACGCGTGTCTTTTCGCGTGTTAGATTGAGGATCCATAGAGCCTAGTCCACGAGTAGCAGCCATAACAATAGCAGCAGCTTCATCTGCAGTAACCTTCCGAGGAGGTTCCTTCTTGGCACCACCAATGACCAACTGGAATTTGCCCTTCTCATTAAGTTGCTTCTCTGATGGCTCTGCAGAGCTTCTATCAGAAGCACTTGAGTCCTTGTTAGCACTTCCACACCCCTTGCTTCTGGTCACTTCCTTCTCATGGCCACTGTCTTTGCGCTCTGAAGAACTCCTCCTGTCTCTGTGCTCTGAAGAACTTCTCCTGTCTCTGCGCTCCGAAGAACTCCTTCTATCTTTGCGCTCTGAAGAACCACCACGGGACTTGGACTGCAAAGTAATTCAGGGAACACGGTGAAGTGCAGTTAGAATTGGCATTAGTGGATGGGCCACAATATGCCTCAAAAAAAGTTCAGAAACAACTCCACTACTAAGAGTCCAaagtaataaaataaaataaaataaataaataaataagaggaAAACCTTCCATAAATGATGCCTATACGCAACAGAAAACATAGTGAAGTGATATAATTAAACCAAATGCTTTAGGACTTGGCTAGAGATATCAACAATAGTCGAGGGAAAAGATAGTGCATCAGCGATTTATGTTGTCCACATAAGAACTTACCTGAAGTTCAGAGATCAAGTGTAAGACATCATGTGCATTTAAGAACAACGGGAAAAAATCTTGGCATAAACAGGCCATAAGCATATATACGATGAATATCCATTAACACCCACTGGTGTACATTTTGAAAGGGACAATAAAACACAGCATGTATAAAAAAACAATCAAACCAAAAGTTACCGAAACGAAAAACTTGATGTTAGTGAAATCATATACACGATTCAAAAAATTGTGAACTGACTTCatcaaaacaagaaaaaaagtAAATTGTGCATCAGGGATTGATTTGCTGTCCACATGAACTTACCTGAAGTTCAGAGATCAAGTGTAAGACATCATGCGCACTTAAGAAAGAGAAAACAGGCAAAAATCTGGTATGAAGGCAACAAGAGGTCCAAAAACAGGTACGTAATTACCACTCTGCAAGATTTTTCATCTCAGAGATGAAACACAAAGCCTACCCGACAAAAGGGAGTCATCCAGAAAAATAATTTAACAAAACATATTACTAAGTTAGTGAACTGAGCCGGCCGAATTTGAGTCAACAGCTGAAGACATTAGGCCAAAGCTTATATTTATGTCATTACAACTTCGGTGGCTGCTGACTTGCTGCAATTTTAAGTAACCATGTCCAGTAGCTCACAGTTCACTATGGTTTAAACAAAAGGTGAATGACTAAACACTCCATTCATAAAGAAATAGAAGGTATGAATACCTAACAAAAGTTTAGTCAAATAAAAGATCCcaattgtttagtccatggagtaGAAAGGAATACAAATTGGAACTGTTTAGCCCAATTAAACTATCTGAAAAAAACATCTAAAAACAGAGTtctaccaaaaacgacagaaagggGAAAAGTACGCAAATCATATCTTAAAGCATAGCTTAAGTGTGATTCAAGTTACCTCTTGGGTTTCTTggagaatcttgagatagtaagaGTGATATGGATTATTGGGCAGAAGAAATGGAAACCTCCCTGTCATCTTGTCTTGCGCAATGAGCTTTTCTTCAAACTCCTTCCCGTTCCTGAGAATGAACTCAACAATTTTCTCCACTGTGCCCTTCATAAACGATGGTGGTTCCAGGATCACCTCTTTTGTGTCAGATACACTTAATTTAGAGTTCTCAGACTTGGTAGAAGTGGCCAACGCCGCCATGGCACCTTTGACCTTTTCCCGGTGAGCAGCAGTTATGCTGTTTCCGGTAATTGCTGGGTTCTTCTTAGTAAAAATAGGTTTATCCTTGTCTGCAGTCAAAGCTTCTTCTGTTACTGTCGGTTCTTTTTTCATCTCCTTGTCATGTATATGGGAAGCACCTTTGTGGCCTTTCTCATGTAAAACAGCGTCATTTCCAGAATCAGTGCTTTTCGAACTAGCTGGAAGcacatcttcatcctcatctccAGACTCATAGACAGCTCCAAGCAATGATAAAGCTCCGCTTGATGGAGTGGCCTGCTCATTCTCACTCATAACCATTTTGTTGCCTTTGTTGGTGTCAGGGTCTGAGCCATCTTTCAACAGCTGAGGATGATCAACAATGTACCGGAAGTAGCTGTGGAGGTGATGGTCAGGCATCAAGAATCCAAATGTTGGGTTACTTCCTTGCTTCACCCTTAGCACAATCTCTGATTGTCCGCCATGCTCGCTGACAAATAAAGCAGTTCTTGCAATTATCTGATGCACCTTCTCAGAGGGAGGCTGCAATTAAAAAATACGGAAACAAGATTGTGTCAGTAATGGTCTGAGATCATAAAAGTGCAGCCGTATGATATAAACACAACTGAACTAATATAGAGCTGGTACATCATAAAAGTTAAGAACAGCTATCCCATTGcagttttctcttcttttgttacATGTACCATTTATATCACTCTAATCCCACCTGCCTATTCCTTACGTCAAGATAGATCATAAGGAAACAATGTGCATCACTAGTAGGAACTTCATCTCTGCTCCAACCATCTGAAACAGACATTTAATGCTTAGAAGAACATATGCATCTTGGACGATTATTGCTGGATCAACAGAGAAGATTAATAATAATGTATAATAAAGTGGAAAAATAATTTGACAGAACGAGTACAGGTTGAGCAGACAGTTAGACTTTGCATACTCACCAGCTTATTCAACAAGCTTTCTGGCACAATAAAAGGTGGGCGATAAAACGAGACTGAATCATTTGGATCGTCTGAACCAGCAGACCCGCCATATGAGAAAGGGACGGCGTTATAACCAGACTGCCCAGTATCAGTCCCATTTCCTGCATACAGAAAAGATCCCAGCTTGAGTATTGTTATACAATAATCAAGGAGCAGAAAGTAAATTTGTGTGGAGACAAAGAAGTGCAGATCCAATTATCCAAAGATACATCTCTGGAAAAAAACGAAGAAGGTTCCTTACTTGAACAGACTAAAGATGctcatcaaataaaatcaagcatCCTCCCTGCAAACTTACAAAACATATGATGGGAAATATAACATGGGTTCAACTAGCACCACTAGCTTTGCCACATGTGCCAGTTTCATTAGGTATAACTGCACATCCTATACTTACTCCTGTTGCTAATCTATGTGGTACGCAGTACAGGTGCTTTGCTACAAGCCTTAAACCAACCAATAGCAAAATATGATATTAATAGCTTTGCTACAAGCCTATAACCAACCAATAGCAAGATATCATCGAGTTTATTAAGTTCTTAGCATTTCACATAAAAAAATTCACAGAGATCTCAGCATCATAGTGTATGAGATCCAACTTTATACTCCAACTGGATCCCAGGCAACCTAACTTGAGCTCACACAGATCAACTCTGTCACACCCTAGACAGACAGAAGTGTGGATACATGGAAAATAATATTTGGTCCCCGGAATCTACAAAGTACGATGATTCGTGATTTCAGACTCGAGCTAACGGCGTCCGATTACATTAAAATGGTAAGGAAACAGCTAATGACTACTAGAGATTAACGGAGTATACAACATAAGGACAGAGAGTAGAGGATTTATATATTATACCTGAAAAGGGACCTTCTACGGTGCCGTCGTCGGCTGCGTGGAGATCGAGGAAGCGCTCGCGGTCAAGCTCGGCCTCGGACACGCCGTCGGGGGAGGGGACGGAGAGGAGGGCCGCAGAGTAGGCGCGGCTTGGCCGAGGAGGGACGCGGTCAAGGAGGTGCCTGACGTCGTGGCGGTCAAGGAGGAGATTGGTCGCGCCAGCGGCGGACCAGGGGACGAGGGAACCGCCGGAGTTGAcgacctccgccgccgcgtcgtcgtcGAAGAGCAAGGCGTGCCGCCCCACAATCTCCAGATCCATGGGCGAGGCTTACGGCTGCCGCTGCCTTCGCCTCCGGTCGGCGGCGCTGCCGCACTTTGGGAGCTAGACTAGACTAGATTAGATGGAGTGCTCGTCTTCTAGGGTTTCGATGGGAGTACAAGCCAAAGAGGTTCAGTTTTTACCCCGggcgtttgcgagagaaaatcttGTTGTGAATTGCTCCTCGTAGGTAGCTAACCAATAACGATCCCGAAAATGATGGCAGcccagcccggcccggcccagcTCAGAATCCGGGCTTCAAATAACCGGTTTCTGAGTCGCCTCGCAGAGTGGGCCGTGACTTCTATCTCAGACCTTTTTCACCAAAAAAAAAATCGAGACACCCGAGTACATGCAGAAGCGGACTGTGGTCTGACACGAGAGGGCAAATTTTTTATAATTTTATAATTTTCAGAAATGACACGCGTTTTGAACCATTTTCAGGTACGTGACTCGGTCGGTTTTCAGTCGACCGATCGGCTTACCGGAAACCATTTAGACTAGgaatttctatttccgtgccctcagCTTCTTAGTTATACTTAGTTTCTCTAGTATTTtaatttttcctcagttttcctctCCTGTAGTTTGAAAAcactcacaagtgctggaacggccggtagccgttgatggcgtgtaacacacacgttcgttggaaaccccaagcggaaggtatgttgcacagtagcaagttttccctcagaaagaaaccaaggtttatcgaaccagtaggagccaagaagcacgttaaaggttgatggcgacgagatgtagtgcggcgcaacaccagagattccggcgccaacgtggaacctgcacaacacaaccaaactactttaccccaacgaaacagtgaggttgtcaatctcaccggcttgctgtaacaaaggattagatgtatagtgtggatgatgattgtttgcagaaaacagtagaaacagtattgcaatgagattgtattcgatgtaaaagaatggaccggggtccacgattcactagaggtgtctctcccataagaaatatagcatattgggtaaacaaattacaggttacgcaattgacaaataaagagagcatgacaatgcacatacatgacatgatgagtattgtgggattcaattgggcattacgacaaagtacatagaccgctatccagcatgcatctatgcctaaaaagtccactttcaggttatcatccgaaccccttccggtattaagttgcaagcaacagacaattccattaagtatggtgcgtaatgtaatcaataactacatcctcggacatagcatcaatgttttatccctagtggcaacagcacatccataaccttaggggttcttgtcactccccgcattcacggagacatgaacccactatcgagcataaatactccctcttgtagttacaagcatcaacttagccaaagcatctactagtaacggagagcatgcaagatcataaacaacacatagacaatatattgataatcaacataacatagtattctctattcatcggatcccaacaaatgcacatgtagctttacagatagatgatcttgatcatgataggcagctcacaagatcagacaatgatagcacaatgaggagaagacaaccatctagctactgctatggacccatagtccaggggtgaactactcacacatcaatccggaggcgaccatggcggtgtagagtcctccgggagatgattccctctccggcaggggtgccggaggcgatctcccgaatcccccgagatgggattggcggcggcggcgtctcgataaggttttccgtatcgtggctctcgcatgcgggggtttctcgacgaaggctttaagtaggcggaagggcaacgcgggggccacatgagggccccacacgccagggccgcgcggccaagacctaggccgcgccgccctgttgtggcggcgcctcgtggccccaattCCTttcccccctcggtcttctggaagcttcgtgtgaaaataggaccctgggctttgatttcgtccaattccgagaatatttccttactaggatttctggaaccaaaaacagcagaaaacaagcaatcggctcttcgacatctcgttaataggttagtgccggaaaatgcataataatgacatataatgtgtataaaacatgtgagtatcatcataaaagtagcatggaacataagaaattatagatacgttggagacgtatcaagcatccccaagcttagttcctactcgtcccgagtaggtaaacgataacaaagataatttcttagtgacaatgctaccaaaataatcttgatcatactattgtaaacacatgtaatgaatgcagcgatcgaaacaatggtaaatgacatgagtaaacaactgaatcataaagcaaaaacttttcatgaatagtaattaaagacaagcatcaataagtcttgcataagagttaactcataaagcaataattcaaagtaaaggtattgaagcaacacaaaggaagataaagtttcagcggttgctttcaacttgtaacatgtatatctcatggatattgtcaatgtaaagtaatataacaagtgcaatatgcaagtatgtagaaatcaatgcacagttcacacaagtgtttgcttattgaggtggagagaaataggtgaactgactcaacataaaagtaaaagaaaggtccttcaaagaggaaagcatcgattgctatatttgtgctaaagcttttattttgaaaacaagaaacaattttgtcaacggtagtaataaagcacatgtattatgtaaattatatcttacaagttgcaagcctcatgcatagtatactaatagtgcccgcaccttgtcctaattagcttggactaccggatcatcgcaatacacatgttttaaccaagtgtcacaatggggtacctccatgttgcctgtacaaaggtctaaggagaaagctcgcattttggatttctcgcttttgattattctcaacttagacattcataccgggacaacatggacaacagataatggactcctctttaatgcataaacatgtagcaataattagtgttctcatatgagattgaggatatatgtccaaaactgaaacttccaccatgattcatggctttagttagcggcccaatgttcttctctaacaatatgcatgctctaaccataaagtggtagatcgcctttacttcgtacaagacggacatgcatagcaactcacatgatattcaacaaaagagtaattgatggcgtccccgaaacatggttatcgcacaacaagcaacttaataagagataaagtgcataagtacatattcaataccacaatagtttttaagctatttgtcccatgagctatatattgtaaaggtaaagaatggaaattttaaaggtagcattcaagcaatttactttggaatggcggagaaataccatgtggtaggtaggtatggtggacacaaatggcatagtggttggctcaaggattttggatgcatgagaagtattccctctcgatacaaggtttaggcaagcaaggttatttgaaacaaacacaaggatgaaccaagacagacaaaactcacataaaagacatattgtaaacattataagactctataccgtcttccttgttgttcaaactcaatactagaaattatctagaccttagagagaccaaacatgcaaatcagattttagcatgctctatgtatttcttcattaataagtgcaaagtatatgatgcaagagcttaaacatgatcacaacaattgccaagtatcacattatccaagatattataccaattaccacatatatcattttccaattccaaccatataacaatttaacgaagaagaaactttcgccatgaatactatgagtaaagctaaggacatatgtgtccatatgcaacagcggagcgtgtatctctcccacacaatgaatgctaggatccaactttattcaaacaaaataaaaacaaaaacaaatagacgttccaagcaaagtacataagatgtgacggaataaaaatatagtttcactagaggaacctgataatgttgtcgatgaagaaggggatgccttgggcatccccaagcttagacgtttgagtcttcttgatatatgcaggggtgaaccaccggggcatccccaagtttagagctttcactctccttgatcatattgtatatcatcctcctctcttgatccttgaaaactttctccacaccaaactcaaagcaactcattagagggttagtgcacaattaaaattcacatattcagaggtgacacaatcattctttatacttctggacattgcacaaagctactgaaagtcaatggaataaagaaatccatcaagcatgacaaaacaggcaatgcaaaataaaaggcagaatctgtcaaaacagaacagttcgtaaagacggatttttaacaggcaccagacttgctcagatgagaaaacttaaaactaatgaaagttgcgtacatatctgaggatcactcacgtaaattggcataattttctgagtttcctacagagaattagacccagattcgtgacagcaaagaaaactgtttctgcgcagtcatccaaatctagtatcatacttctattagagactttacttgccaCAACAATGCaattaaactaagataaggagagtttgctacagtagtaaacaactttcaagactcaaatataaaacaaaagtactgtagtaaaaatatgggttgtctcccataagcgcttttctttaacgcctttcagctaggcgcagaaagtgtgtatcaagtgttatcaagagatgaagcatcaacatcataatttgttctaataatagaatcaaaaggtaacttcattctctttctagggaagtgttccatacctttcttgagaggaaattgatatttaatattacctttcttcatatcaatggtagcaccaacagttcgaagaaaaggtcttcccaatataatgggacaagatgcattgcattcaatatccaagacaacaaaatcaacggggacaaggttattgttaacggtaatgcgaacattatcaactctccccaaaggtttctttatagcattatcaacaagattaacatccaaataacaatttttcaatggtggcaagtcaagcatatcataaattttcttaggcataacgaaatacttgcaccaagatcacataaagcattacaaccaaagtcattgaccttcatcttaatgatgggctcccaaccatcctctagcttcctaggaatagaagtttcgcgttctaatttctcttctctagcttttatgagagcatttgtaatatgtttcgtgaaagccaaatttataacactagcattagggcacttagcaagtttttgtaagaactttataacttcagagatatgacaatcattaaaatccaaaccattataatctaaggcaatgggatcattgtccccaatgttggaaaaaatttcagcagttttatcacgagcagtttcaagcagctttagcagtgcTGAGCAGCTTTgttcgctttgcattaggagtagaaacattgccaacaccaattttaccattgatagtaggaggtgcagcaacatgtggagcattagcattactagtggtggtaatagttgcTGTTGACGTAGGAGtcgtagcttccttgtgacggtaaagcactcgtccgttgggaaccccaagaggaaggtatgatgtcgtacagcaggaagttttccctcagtaagaaaccaaggtttatcgaaccagtaggagtcaagaagcacgttgaaggttgttggtgacggagtgtagtgcggcgcaacaccagggattccggcgccaacgtggaacctgcacaa contains:
- the LOC124660613 gene encoding uncharacterized protein LOC124660613 isoform X1, which gives rise to MDLEIVGRHALLFDDDAAAEVVNSGGSLVPWSAAGATNLLLDRHDVRHLLDRVPPRPSRAYSAALLSVPSPDGVSEAELDRERFLDLHAADDGTVEGPFSGNGTDTGQSGYNAVPFSYGGSAGSDDPNDSVSFYRPPFIVPESLLNKLPPSEKVHQIIARTALFVSEHGGQSEIVLRVKQGSNPTFGFLMPDHHLHSYFRYIVDHPQLLKDGSDPDTNKGNKMVMSENEQATPSSGALSLLGAVYESGDEDEDVLPASSKSTDSGNDAVLHEKGHKGASHIHDKEMKKEPTVTEEALTADKDKPIFTKKNPAITGNSITAAHREKVKGAMAALATSTKSENSKLSVSDTKEVILEPPSFMKGTVEKIVEFILRNGKEFEEKLIAQDKMTGRFPFLLPNNPYHSYYLKILQETQESKSRGGSSERKDRRSSSERRDRRSSSEHRDRRSSSERKDSGHEKEVTRSKGCGSANKDSSASDRSSAEPSEKQLNEKGKFQLVIGGAKKEPPRKVTADEAAAIVMAATRGLGSMDPQSNTRKDTRDIGHIQDPGEVSKPVSSSEVCTSLTSSGQVKKEGIGIIDDDWISNTIAKAVAVAASKEADSSEASMTNAQKLKAERLRRARMFTAIIKGGGNKGDPVTSNPVDESAKVSPAILPGPDTKALATEREGSSVPSEREDSNMKKQEKDSDDEQNKARKYRKHRPESNEDIDDLDEEIYKPSRKRHRSRGHSTDAHKHKQRHHSKDREYMHQRHSYSSSEDERRSSKSRHRHRHDHYYAEDDEHRSSHRHRRNHGSGSKRKHKNDHDPVEQSLGHAEPSQSTSEQKYGLEQPPGDTAQSSNASTEVPDELKAKIRAMLLETL
- the LOC124660613 gene encoding transcriptional regulator ATRX-like isoform X3 — protein: MIYLDVRNRQPPSEKVHQIIARTALFVSEHGGQSEIVLRVKQGSNPTFGFLMPDHHLHSYFRYIVDHPQLLKDGSDPDTNKGNKMVMSENEQATPSSGALSLLGAVYESGDEDEDVLPASSKSTDSGNDAVLHEKGHKGASHIHDKEMKKEPTVTEEALTADKDKPIFTKKNPAITGNSITAAHREKVKGAMAALATSTKSENSKLSVSDTKEVILEPPSFMKGTVEKIVEFILRNGKEFEEKLIAQDKMTGRFPFLLPNNPYHSYYLKILQETQESKSRGGSSERKDRRSSSERRDRRSSSEHRDRRSSSERKDSGHEKEVTRSKGCGSANKDSSASDRSSAEPSEKQLNEKGKFQLVIGGAKKEPPRKVTADEAAAIVMAATRGLGSMDPQSNTRKDTRDIGHIQDPGEVSKPVSSSEVCTSLTSSGQVKKEGIGIIDDDWISNTIAKAVAVAASKEADSSEASMTNAQKLKAERLRRARMFTAIIKGGGNKGDPVTSNPVDESAKVSPAILPGPDTKALATEREGSSVPSEREDSNMKKQEKDSDDEQNKARKYRKHRPESNEDIDDLDEEIYKPSRKRHRSRGHSTDAHKHKQRHHSKDREYMHQRHSYSSSEDERRSSKSRHRHRHDHYYAEDDEHRSSHRHRRNHGSGSKRKHKNDHDPVEQSLGHAEPSQSTSEQKYGLEQPPGDTAQSSNASTEVPDELKAKIRAMLLETL
- the LOC124660613 gene encoding serine/threonine-protein kinase PRP4 homolog isoform X4 — its product is MPPSEKVHQIIARTALFVSEHGGQSEIVLRVKQGSNPTFGFLMPDHHLHSYFRYIVDHPQLLKDGSDPDTNKGNKMVMSENEQATPSSGALSLLGAVYESGDEDEDVLPASSKSTDSGNDAVLHEKGHKGASHIHDKEMKKEPTVTEEALTADKDKPIFTKKNPAITGNSITAAHREKVKGAMAALATSTKSENSKLSVSDTKEVILEPPSFMKGTVEKIVEFILRNGKEFEEKLIAQDKMTGRFPFLLPNNPYHSYYLKILQETQESKSRGGSSERKDRRSSSERRDRRSSSEHRDRRSSSERKDSGHEKEVTRSKGCGSANKDSSASDRSSAEPSEKQLNEKGKFQLVIGGAKKEPPRKVTADEAAAIVMAATRGLGSMDPQSNTRKDTRDIGHIQDPGEVSKPVSSSEVCTSLTSSGQVKKEGIGIIDDDWISNTIAKAVAVAASKEADSSEASMTNAQKLKAERLRRARMFTAIIKGGGNKGDPVTSNPVDESAKVSPAILPGPDTKALATEREGSSVPSEREDSNMKKQEKDSDDEQNKARKYRKHRPESNEDIDDLDEEIYKPSRKRHRSRGHSTDAHKHKQRHHSKDREYMHQRHSYSSSEDERRSSKSRHRHRHDHYYAEDDEHRSSHRHRRNHGSGSKRKHKNDHDPVEQSLGHAEPSQSTSEQKYGLEQPPGDTAQSSNASTEVPDELKAKIRAMLLETL
- the LOC124660613 gene encoding uncharacterized protein LOC124660613 isoform X2: MSVSDGWSRDEVPTSDAHCFLMIYLDVRNRQPPSEKVHQIIARTALFVSEHGGQSEIVLRVKQGSNPTFGFLMPDHHLHSYFRYIVDHPQLLKDGSDPDTNKGNKMVMSENEQATPSSGALSLLGAVYESGDEDEDVLPASSKSTDSGNDAVLHEKGHKGASHIHDKEMKKEPTVTEEALTADKDKPIFTKKNPAITGNSITAAHREKVKGAMAALATSTKSENSKLSVSDTKEVILEPPSFMKGTVEKIVEFILRNGKEFEEKLIAQDKMTGRFPFLLPNNPYHSYYLKILQETQESKSRGGSSERKDRRSSSERRDRRSSSEHRDRRSSSERKDSGHEKEVTRSKGCGSANKDSSASDRSSAEPSEKQLNEKGKFQLVIGGAKKEPPRKVTADEAAAIVMAATRGLGSMDPQSNTRKDTRDIGHIQDPGEVSKPVSSSEVCTSLTSSGQVKKEGIGIIDDDWISNTIAKAVAVAASKEADSSEASMTNAQKLKAERLRRARMFTAIIKGGGNKGDPVTSNPVDESAKVSPAILPGPDTKALATEREGSSVPSEREDSNMKKQEKDSDDEQNKARKYRKHRPESNEDIDDLDEEIYKPSRKRHRSRGHSTDAHKHKQRHHSKDREYMHQRHSYSSSEDERRSSKSRHRHRHDHYYAEDDEHRSSHRHRRNHGSGSKRKHKNDHDPVEQSLGHAEPSQSTSEQKYGLEQPPGDTAQSSNASTEVPDELKAKIRAMLLETL